A window from Amblyomma americanum isolate KBUSLIRL-KWMA chromosome 7, ASM5285725v1, whole genome shotgun sequence encodes these proteins:
- the LOC144097789 gene encoding uncharacterized protein LOC144097789, which yields MKQFMSPRGLTPYHNCTAHRDGGYLYGLRIQDVPYVFSLIVWHHHHGCCNHPPLVPHQWYPPPPPSSQATLVSTPIPISVPMPMPCGGTGPSAPIVINAPAAPPAPPPPPPPPPPPEPRPSAAQEVASMMMLTMVDYLRRRMDKQLAHMYPEERRESSSKPAMKSPLHISDMGLSSLPRSPMTPIQTPETSPGMSPIPEDGKEKEKKKHKKVEEKKEGGDDNADQRKAPRPAISAKGADVVKQLDDLVSEGPGDTEILEEEEVGSPSKGETTGSGLCCCLVLWCTLLVGAFALAAAYLLFPDAVGDILCSLGIAKLPGLHDPDAIDHLNDTNSTLFVVAPMLPELGRSIFDVIHASDDSPITESPQEDLRILDEEYDGAGNTSSPRPNFAVTPAGTPLTSAVSLPSPNPTSAPYFSLNSSEDSGGGDDVFDEEPSGDMIDFGSFIDIAAFGRLLGRTGMPVGPSRYGYTTERTRSTLNSTSSEIGFNTTIRSGIQDLLDRLRLAPAGSDAGTKIPHDWLAEELVDSGPAVAVELDDEGEEWPIAGHKPGSPMTTDEYRGSVTLERFRIPSVTNLDGQLSGGRQAYRAYKRAKSNEAE from the exons ATGAAGCAGTTCATGTCCCCACG AGGTCTTACTCCATACCACAACTGCACAGCGCATCGAGACGGTGGATACCTGTACGGCCTTAGGATCCAGGATGTTCCCTATGTCTTCAGCCTTATTGTCTGGC ACCACCACCACGGATGCTGCAACCACCCTCCATTAGTGCCACACCAGTGGTACCCGCCCCCACCTCCTTCAAGCCAG GCCACGCTCGTCTCTACACCGATCCCAATCTCAGTGCCAATGCCCATGCCATGCGGAGGCACTGGGCCATCGGCGCCCATCGTAATCAACGCCCCCGCTGCGCCACCCGCCCCACCTCCTCCACCGCCTCCCCCTCCGCCCCCAGAGCCTCGCCCCAGCGCCGCACAAGAGGTTGCCTCCATGATGATGCTCACCATGGTAGACTACCTGCGCCGAAGGATGGACAAGCAGCTGGCACACATGTATCCAGAAGAGCGCCGAGAGTCGTCATCTAAGCCTGCCATGAAG TCTCCGTTACATATCTCGGACATGGGGCTGTCATCGCTGCCGCGATCGCCAATGACACCGATACAAACACCAGAAACGTCTCCTGGCATGTCACCTATCCCTGAAGACGGgaaggagaaagagaaaaagaaacacaagAAAGTAGAGGAGAAGAAGGAGGGTGGCGATGACAATGCTGATCAGCGGAAGGCGCCACGGCCGGCCATCAGCGCTAAGGGTGCCGACGTCGTGAAGCAACTAGACGACCTCGTGTCGGAGGGGCCGGGTGACACAGA AATACTAGAAGAAGAAGAGGTGGGGTCTCCATCCAAAGGCGAGACCACTGGATCCGGtctctgctgctgcctggtgtTGTGGTGCACGTTGCTGGTCGGCGCTTTCGCGCTCGCCGCCGCATACCTGCTGTTCCCGGACGCCGTCGGGGATATCCTTT GTAGCTTAGGAATTGCCAAGCTGCCCGGACTGCACGATCCGGATGCAATTGATCATTTAAATGATACGAACTCAACCCTGTTCGTCGTGGCGCCGATGTTGCCGGAGTTGGGTCGCAGCATCTTCGACGTGATACACGCTAGCGACGATTCACCCATAACAGAATCGCCGCAGGAAGACCTCCGCATATTGGACGAGGAGTACGACGGCGCCGGCAACACGTCATCCCCGAGGCCCAACTTTGCAGTTACACCAGCAGGTACTCCACTTACTTCGGCAGTTTCTCTGCCTTCGCCCAATCCGACGTCGGCTCCGTACTTTTCTCTGAACAGTAGTGAGGACTCTGGTGGCGGGGACGACGTTTTCGACGAAGAACCGTCCGGTGACATGATTGACTTTGGCAGCTTTATTGACATCGCCGCTTTCGGACGGCTATTGGGGCGAACCGGAATGCCTGTGGGACCATCGCGGTATGGTTATACTACTGAAAGAACAAGAAGTACGTTGAACTCGACCTCCAGTGAGATTGGCTTCAACACAACAATCAGATCGGGAATACAGGATCTTCTAGACCGCTTGAGATTAGCGCCTGCCGGAAGTGACGCAGGCACGAAAATACCGCACGACTGGTTGGCAGAGGAGCTAGTCGACTCTGGTCCTGCCGTCGCTGTGGAGTTGGATGACGAGGGCGAAGAATGGCCAATCGCTGGACACAAGCCCGGCTCTCCGATGACGACCGATGAATATCGTGGCTCGGTCACCCTTGAACGTTTTCGTATTCCTAGCGTGACGAACCTGGATGGACAACTTTCAGGCGGGAGGCAAGCTTATCGAGCTTATAAACGTGCCAAGTCAAATGAGGCCGAATGA